A genomic stretch from Laspinema palackyanum D2c includes:
- a CDS encoding response regulator, with translation MNEKLILVVDDEITVREVVQICLEDLGGWRVLLAPSAQDGLNLAATEQPDAIVLDISMPGMDGFAFLDRLKKNPQSQSIPVVLLTAKALWFTQHQLEQLKVVGAISKPFNSLTLSQTIATMLGWE, from the coding sequence ATGAATGAGAAACTCATCTTAGTGGTTGATGATGAAATTACGGTTCGAGAGGTTGTACAAATTTGCTTAGAAGACCTAGGGGGATGGCGGGTTTTATTAGCGCCATCAGCTCAAGATGGGTTAAATCTGGCAGCTACAGAGCAACCGGATGCGATCGTGCTGGATATTTCCATGCCGGGAATGGATGGCTTTGCTTTTCTCGATCGCCTCAAAAAAAATCCCCAGTCCCAGTCAATTCCGGTGGTTTTGTTGACCGCCAAAGCACTTTGGTTTACCCAACATCAGCTTGAGCAGCTAAAAGTCGTCGGTGCTATTTCTAAACCCTTCAATTCCCTCACCCTCTCCCAGACGATCGCCACCATGCTGGGGTGGGAATAA